Proteins from one Juglans microcarpa x Juglans regia isolate MS1-56 chromosome 6S, Jm3101_v1.0, whole genome shotgun sequence genomic window:
- the LOC121237259 gene encoding protein SUBSTANDARD STARCH GRAIN 4, chloroplastic-like, with protein sequence MEQDVLSPTEAARVFESQLAESILEGDGQLALEKLAIATLETLMPRIEGKGEFGQARWRLVYAPQIPSLLSFDPIVDPLKSLANNISFGTKVEV encoded by the exons ATGGAACAGGATGTCCTTTCACCTACTGAG GCTGCTAGAGTCTTTGAGAGCCAATTGGCGGAGTCCATCTTGGAAGGTGATGGCCAGCTGGCACTTGAAAAGCTTGCGATTGCAACACTTGAAACATTAATGCCAAGAATTGAAGGAAAAGGAGAATTTGGCCAGGCTAGGTGGAGATTAGTATATGCGCCACAGATACCTAGTTTGCTCTCTTTCGATCCGATAGTTGATCCTCTCAAATCTCTGGCCAATAATATTTCATTCGGTACTAAGGTTGAAGTCTAG